In the genome of Bacteroidota bacterium, the window CTGTTGCTTCTACTGTGCCACTACGTAAACAATCGAGCAAGCCTTCTCCGGCGTGAGCAATGGCAACAAGGTTGTCGAAGTCGAGAAAGCCGCCCGTACCTTTAATAGTATGAAGCGCCCGGAAAATGCGGGCAAGCAACTCGGGATCTGAAGCTTCCTTCTCCAGAGACAACAGGTCTTCATCGAGCGAGTCGAGGTACTCAAAACTCTCAATAAGAAACTCTTTTACTAATTCGTCTTGCTCGTCCATATATCCAGCGCTGGTCCTGGTGTGAGCCTGAGGGCCCATGGAATGGTATTGGTGTCAGACTTGGAGCTTCCGGCAGCAGGGTTGCCGCAAGCGGTTGCTGAATGAGATGCCTGATGCGCGCAGGTTCAAAAAATGCGCCATCGGTCTGAACAAGAACTTTGCTGCATCAGGGCCTGCACCTCCCTGGCTTTTTTAGCTTGCGTCCGAAAAGCTTGGCCAGGTGCAGGAAATAGTTGCCGGTCTCCGGATTGGTGCAGCAGTATCCCGTCGATTGATCAGGCTACAACAGCTAACATGGGTATCGGCATTTTTCTCAATTTCATAACCCCAAAATGGGGCGGGAGGGGCGCGTTGCTTAATGAATCAAACGTGTAAATACCCGTTTTTTGATCACTATTCCTTCGAAAATGGGAAAAAAAGGACAAGACCTAAAGATTGTTTTTGCAAAAGTCGATTACTCTAGTACATCCCTCGACTGACCACCGTCAGTTCCGTATTGCAGACCATTTGAACCTTAATGAGCCACTCCTATGAAAGTCCTGGTTGTCGATGACAGTATGGCCATGCGCATGATTGTGATCAAAACCGCAAAGAAGGCGGGGTTGTCCAACTATAAATTTATCCAGGCTGCTGATGGTGAGGAAGCGCTGACTGCCATTCGGGCGAGCAAACCCGACCTCGTCCTCTCGGATTGGAATATGCCCAACATGACCGGTATTGAATTGCTGGAAACGCTTAAGGCGGAAGGCATTAATGTCAAGTTTGGGTTTGTTACTACAGAAGCAACCACCAGCATGCGCCTGCGCGCCCGAAAAGCCGGCGCCCTGTTTCTTGTTGCCAAACCGTTTACCGTTGAGACGTTTGAGCAAGCCTTTTGGGTTGTAATGGACTAAGACACGCAGCTTTCCCCCTTTAAAGCTTTATCCCGACTGATTATGCTACAAGTACTCCCGAATCAAGAAGATATTTATGACATGCTCAGTTTGTTGCTGAGTGACCGGATCGTTGTTGAATACAGCAAAATGCCGATGAACCTGGCTGACAAATATGTAGCCACCTATCTCGACGAAGCAGGTGAGATTGGCGCGTTGTGTTGTTGTGATCCACAGTTTGCTGCATTTGCAGGTGGTTCAATTACCCTTATGCCACCCGACGCAACCAAAGACGCGGCAGACTTCGACGACCTGACTGAAATGATGGTGTCGAATATGTACGAAGTGATGAACATTTGTACCCGCCTCGTTATCAACGATGAAACACCTCACCTGAAACTTACAGAAGTAAAAAAGTTTGAGGAAGTGCAGGAAGCAGTAGCAGCCATCTTAGGTCAAGACAACCGGGGCGACTATACCGTCGATATTCCCAGGTATGGCAAAGGGTCACTGACGTTTTTTGTACGCTAGTCGCGCTTAAGATATCTATAAGAAAGGCCTGTAGCTTCTGCTACAGGCCTTTCTTATATCCTGTTGGTTATGCGTAGCTGGGTTGGGCTTTGTCGATTTGCGTGATGAGCCAGTTACGGAGTGAGCCAATGTTGAGTTCGCCATGCGGGGTATAGGGCTGCTGCGATCGCCAGGCGTTGAAATCGATAATGGATTCGTTTGAGAATCCGTGTTCAGGCATATAGTCCATGATAACAATCTGCGTAGCGCCTGTATCATTTCCATGGTAGTACCCAAGTGTATACAAGATGTAGCGCAACAAAAGCCGGTCAGATTCCCGTCGTGTGTGTACTTCGATATGGGGTCTCGGCGTGTTTTGCTTGAAATATCCAGGAAGCGGCGATATGCCGTGGATCCCCAGTACACTACCGCATAATTCGTCGACAAGTCCCGGCAGAACATCCAGGATATCAAAAATATCTGCCTCACTGAATTTCGGATTGGGCAATAACAGGCGGGGATCGCAAAGCCCATAGGGATTTCCGCTATCACCAATACCGCAAATTTTTGCTAGCATGTTGGCGCTGCGGATGATATTGGCTACAGTCACCGTGATGTTGTCTGCTGCATTGTGATGGTGTGCAACGGCTTTCATGCAGGTAACCGGCAAAAACCATTTCCGGCTGATTACGCCAGAAAGGGTTGCATGGTTAACACCGAAAGCGCTCAGTTCAGCAGCTTGCAGCGGTGTGCTGGATTGTTCAGCATGGGCCATAACATCGCGGTACGCCGTCGCATCGTAGGTATGCAGGGCAATTTTGCCAATATCGTGGATCAGGCCGGCAAAAAAGCAGAGCTGTGTGTGTGATACATTCATCCGCTCCGCAAGCATGCGTGCTGCGATGGCGACGGCAATGTTATGCTTCCAGAAATTGACATCTCCCTTGGGCCAGGTGTTTTTTGTCATCTGGCGGAGAATCCGTGTGATGTAAAGGCCTGTTGAGTCGAGAATATGTTGTTGCCCCAAAACGACAATGGCGCGGTCAAGCGTTTCGACGCGGTTGCGAATCAGGCCGTAAATGGGGGAGTTGGCCATACGAATGACAAGGGCGCTGAGGACGGCGTCGTTTTCGATGACTTGGGCGAGGAGCTTGAAGTCAACAGGCTCTTGCCTTGCCAGATAGAGTACCCGATCTGCAATGGCCGGGAGTGGTTTGATGTGCCGGGTTACCTGGTTAATAAACGTTGTTTTGTTCATGACCTGCTGGAAAGAATTTGTCGCTGATGTGCACCTGCTCGGCGTGGCATTTTTGAGCGAGCGTTGGCAGGTAAAAGACGTTTTTCTACGACCCGCGCGTTACATTAGAACTATCGCAGTGTTCACCCGAAAGTTTAGGGTGTAGCCATGAATCGGTATAATTTAATGCCATCTGCCACAGATAATAACCCAGTACAACACGCATTGACCCGGTTATGGAAGCAACTGGGTACAATAACGCAGTTGTCGTTTAGCGCGCAGTCTGGTAACGGGGCTGCTGGCTGGAATGGCATGGGGAAAGGCAGGGTTGACGTCACGCCGGCTACAGACGTGATCCTTTTCCGGGAAGCCGGTACCTGGCAGACTGCCACCGGTCAAACACTGGCCTTCCGCAATGTATTTCGATGGACGCGCAACCTGCAATTGGGCCATATACAGCTTGAACACTTACGGTATGGCGAAAATCAGCCCGTTTTTTTGTTTGACCTGGTAGGCATTGGCGCTGCTGAATTAACGTCAGCTGAGCCGCATCATTGTGCAGCAGATGTGTACACTGGCCAACTCGTGCTCGAAGCGAACGGATTTACACTGGATTGGTACATTCAGGGGCCGCGAAAAGACGAACACATCCGCTATCAATACAGCTAAAAGTAGGGGCTGTGATGCAGAAACGCATTGGAAGC includes:
- a CDS encoding response regulator yields the protein MKVLVVDDSMAMRMIVIKTAKKAGLSNYKFIQAADGEEALTAIRASKPDLVLSDWNMPNMTGIELLETLKAEGINVKFGFVTTEATTSMRLRARKAGALFLVAKPFTVETFEQAFWVVMD
- a CDS encoding DUF6314 family protein, giving the protein MNRYNLMPSATDNNPVQHALTRLWKQLGTITQLSFSAQSGNGAAGWNGMGKGRVDVTPATDVILFREAGTWQTATGQTLAFRNVFRWTRNLQLGHIQLEHLRYGENQPVFLFDLVGIGAAELTSAEPHHCAADVYTGQLVLEANGFTLDWYIQGPRKDEHIRYQYS
- a CDS encoding HDOD domain-containing protein, producing MNKTTFINQVTRHIKPLPAIADRVLYLARQEPVDFKLLAQVIENDAVLSALVIRMANSPIYGLIRNRVETLDRAIVVLGQQHILDSTGLYITRILRQMTKNTWPKGDVNFWKHNIAVAIAARMLAERMNVSHTQLCFFAGLIHDIGKIALHTYDATAYRDVMAHAEQSSTPLQAAELSAFGVNHATLSGVISRKWFLPVTCMKAVAHHHNAADNITVTVANIIRSANMLAKICGIGDSGNPYGLCDPRLLLPNPKFSEADIFDILDVLPGLVDELCGSVLGIHGISPLPGYFKQNTPRPHIEVHTRRESDRLLLRYILYTLGYYHGNDTGATQIVIMDYMPEHGFSNESIIDFNAWRSQQPYTPHGELNIGSLRNWLITQIDKAQPSYA